A genomic window from Bacteroidota bacterium includes:
- a CDS encoding SPOR domain-containing protein, with the protein MKNLVKIIIMSLVLGSQMGFSQSVDEQVLKFIKLIEQGETDRVLTESASLISSSINHPGVLYLQGRLAEDGTEAVKLYQTILDNFPKSDWADDALYNTYQYYYAVGLYRTAELKLAQLRKNYPDSPYLSGKSSDKISEPAKATIPTPAAQPAAIPTLTEPKQTPAETILVRTYTIQVGAFSTLENAEKLRSYFINLNYDVEIANRVRAGKKLFLVWVGIFQTVEEAVKLAFDIKQKYNIEAITVQRY; encoded by the coding sequence ATGAAAAATTTAGTGAAAATAATTATTATGAGTCTGGTCTTGGGTTCACAGATGGGCTTCTCACAGTCAGTTGACGAACAGGTATTAAAATTTATTAAACTTATTGAGCAGGGCGAAACCGACCGCGTATTAACAGAATCGGCATCGTTAATTTCCTCATCAATAAACCATCCGGGTGTTTTGTACTTGCAGGGGCGGTTAGCAGAGGATGGCACCGAAGCAGTAAAGTTGTATCAGACAATTTTAGATAATTTTCCGAAAAGCGATTGGGCTGACGATGCACTTTACAACACTTATCAATACTACTATGCGGTTGGCTTATATCGCACCGCCGAATTAAAACTTGCTCAATTACGGAAAAATTATCCTGATTCGCCTTATTTATCTGGGAAGTCGTCGGATAAGATTTCGGAACCTGCGAAAGCTACAATACCAACTCCTGCTGCTCAACCGGCTGCAATTCCTACACTAACCGAGCCCAAACAAACTCCTGCCGAAACCATTTTAGTGAGGACTTACACAATCCAGGTAGGCGCTTTTTCAACTTTGGAGAATGCTGAAAAGTTGAGATCATATTTCATTAATTTAAATTATGATGTGGAAATTGCAAACAGAGTGAGAGCCGGGAAGAAACTTTTCTTAGTGTGGGTCGGAATTTTTCAAACGGTAGAAGAGGCAGTAAAACTTGCCTTCGACATCAAACAAAAATATAACATCGAAGCAATCACTGTACAAAGATATTGA
- a CDS encoding sigma-54 dependent transcriptional regulator, with product MLNEEFKNTLGIIGNSFAIQEIKHIIKQVAPTEITVLITGESGVGKEVIAKALHTSSLRSHKPMITVNCGAIPEGIIESELFGHEKGSFTGAGETRKGYFEIADGGTIFLDEIGELPLSTQAKFLRVLENGEFMRVGSNITRKVDVRIIAATNQNLENGVRENGFRKDLYFRLRSINISIPPLRDRKQDIPLFIEYFIKNFAERNNIHIEGFSKDAIEVLINYRWDGNVRELKNTIESLFVINKGNLIEADDVRKQLNTYQDYQIEFVQPQRNLPVHTHKTSEQVERELIYRALLEIKNDVVDIKQFINNYAESKPTVPESYLETNNSSYGEDLTLDEMDKRYIIKILQKYHGNRRLAAKKLNISERTLYRKIHEFGLNGK from the coding sequence ATATTGAACGAAGAATTCAAAAATACATTAGGCATCATCGGCAATTCGTTTGCGATACAAGAGATTAAACACATCATAAAGCAGGTTGCACCAACCGAGATTACAGTTTTAATCACAGGTGAAAGCGGCGTCGGTAAAGAAGTAATTGCAAAAGCACTGCATACTTCAAGTTTGCGTTCACACAAACCTATGATTACTGTAAATTGCGGCGCAATTCCCGAAGGTATTATCGAGAGCGAATTATTCGGACACGAAAAAGGATCGTTCACAGGAGCCGGAGAAACGAGAAAAGGTTATTTTGAAATTGCTGATGGCGGGACAATTTTTTTAGACGAGATTGGCGAACTTCCATTAAGTACTCAGGCAAAATTTCTGAGAGTTCTTGAGAACGGCGAATTCATGCGCGTCGGCTCGAATATTACACGCAAGGTAGATGTTCGGATTATTGCTGCTACGAACCAGAATTTAGAAAATGGCGTTCGGGAAAACGGTTTCCGAAAAGACTTGTACTTCCGATTGCGTTCGATAAATATAAGCATCCCTCCTTTAAGAGACCGTAAGCAAGATATTCCTCTTTTTATAGAATATTTTATTAAGAATTTCGCTGAACGAAATAACATACACATCGAAGGTTTTTCGAAGGATGCGATTGAAGTTTTGATAAACTACCGCTGGGATGGAAACGTGCGAGAGCTTAAAAACACAATTGAAAGTTTGTTCGTGATCAATAAAGGAAATCTCATTGAAGCCGATGACGTACGGAAACAACTTAACACCTATCAAGATTATCAAATCGAATTTGTACAACCACAACGGAACTTGCCGGTACACACACATAAAACATCCGAACAAGTCGAACGGGAGCTGATTTACCGTGCCTTACTCGAAATTAAAAACGACGTTGTAGATATTAAACAGTTTATCAACAATTATGCTGAATCCAAACCCACTGTTCCTGAATCATATTTAGAAACGAACAACTCATCCTATGGCGAAGACCTCACATTGGATGAAATGGATAAACGATATATCATTAAAATATTGCAAAAATATCACGGAAACCGTCGTTTGGCTGCAAAGAAACTTAACATCAGCGAACGAACATTATACAGAAAAATTCATGAATTTGGTCTTAATGGTAAATAA
- the lptE gene encoding LPS assembly lipoprotein LptE, which yields MNLVLMVNNLRNIVIALILVIIFNFLSGCYSFKGGSVPPHLKSIAIPLFDDQSGFGEAGLREDFTNKTIEKFIQDNSFELTETRVSDSMLECTIITVQNNPSVIAAGETVTLWKITITVKAVFTDMKLKRIIYDKQISNWTEYDATTGPEARQSAIQSTIDKLTEDILLETVANW from the coding sequence ATGAATTTGGTCTTAATGGTAAATAATTTAAGAAATATTGTAATCGCCTTGATTCTGGTTATTATTTTTAACTTTCTATCCGGATGTTATTCGTTCAAAGGTGGGTCGGTTCCGCCGCATTTAAAATCGATAGCTATTCCCCTTTTCGACGACCAAAGCGGTTTCGGCGAGGCAGGTTTACGTGAAGATTTTACAAACAAAACGATCGAAAAATTTATACAAGATAACAGTTTCGAATTAACCGAAACCCGTGTATCGGATTCAATGTTAGAATGCACTATAATTACAGTTCAAAATAATCCCTCGGTAATTGCAGCAGGCGAAACAGTAACTTTATGGAAAATTACTATCACTGTTAAAGCGGTGTTTACTGATATGAAATTAAAACGGATAATCTATGATAAGCAGATTTCAAACTGGACTGAATACGATGCTACAACAGGACCAGAAGCTCGACAGTCGGCTATACAATCGACTATTGATAAATTAACAGAAGATATTTTACTTGAAACAGTAGCAAACTGGTAA
- a CDS encoding glycosyltransferase family 2 protein, which translates to MADFIMVSYFLSLTLLFMFGSSGFVMIYQYLKHKNKLEDKLPELNEFPFVTIQLPLYNERYVAERVIEATCNMAYLPENFEIQVLDDSTDDTVAVVAAVVNKFQAKGFNIQHIHRKNRQGYKAGALKEGLAVARGEYVAIFDADFIPKPDFLLKTLPYFLNDPKIGMVQTRWEHLNSDYSMLTRVQAMALDGHFVIEQNVRNKAGFFINFNGTGGIWRKECIIDAGNWEADTLTEDLDLSYRAQLKGWKFKFLKNVTSPAELPSEINALKSQQFRWTKGAIETGKKILPKVWKSDLPLSKKIHSFFHLSSNIVYPFIMLAGILNVPLIFIKHQGGYENYFAIMALFVFAFLSSFLFYLYSQKDIYPDWQRRIFLFPLFMAGSMGFAVNNTKAVIEGLLNKKSEFVRTPKYRITDKKESWAGKKYTPVKIGYTVFIEAALALYCFGGVMMSFYFLEIAAVPFQLLFSMGYGLVAFLSLKHAWLARKTNLQALKINNEVVGINHNINAE; encoded by the coding sequence ATGGCTGATTTTATAATGGTTTCATATTTCTTATCACTCACTTTATTATTTATGTTTGGTTCGAGTGGTTTTGTAATGATATATCAATATTTAAAACACAAAAACAAATTGGAAGACAAACTTCCCGAACTGAACGAGTTCCCTTTTGTTACAATTCAATTACCCCTTTACAACGAGCGATACGTTGCAGAACGGGTTATCGAAGCAACTTGTAACATGGCTTACCTCCCCGAAAATTTTGAAATCCAGGTCCTCGACGATTCAACCGATGACACTGTTGCTGTTGTTGCTGCCGTTGTTAATAAATTCCAGGCAAAGGGTTTTAATATCCAACATATCCACAGAAAAAACAGGCAGGGATACAAAGCTGGCGCTTTAAAAGAAGGTTTAGCAGTTGCCCGCGGTGAATACGTTGCAATATTCGATGCCGACTTTATTCCGAAACCTGATTTTCTTTTGAAAACACTCCCCTACTTCTTGAACGATCCTAAAATCGGGATGGTGCAAACGCGTTGGGAACACTTGAATAGCGACTACTCAATGCTGACGCGCGTACAAGCAATGGCATTAGACGGACATTTCGTAATCGAACAGAATGTTCGAAACAAAGCTGGTTTTTTCATAAATTTTAACGGAACCGGGGGTATTTGGCGGAAAGAATGTATCATCGATGCAGGTAACTGGGAAGCAGATACATTAACCGAAGATTTAGATTTAAGTTACCGCGCACAACTTAAGGGTTGGAAATTTAAGTTTCTAAAAAATGTAACTTCACCCGCTGAGTTACCATCCGAAATCAATGCATTAAAATCGCAGCAATTCAGATGGACAAAGGGCGCTATCGAGACAGGCAAGAAAATTTTACCAAAAGTCTGGAAATCGGATTTGCCTCTGTCAAAAAAAATACATTCTTTTTTTCATCTTAGTAGCAATATTGTTTACCCGTTCATAATGTTGGCTGGCATTTTAAATGTTCCTCTAATCTTCATTAAACATCAGGGTGGTTACGAAAATTATTTCGCGATTATGGCGCTTTTTGTGTTTGCATTTTTAAGTTCATTCTTGTTTTATCTTTACTCACAAAAAGATATATATCCCGATTGGCAGCGGCGGATATTTTTATTCCCCCTATTTATGGCTGGCAGCATGGGTTTTGCAGTAAATAATACTAAAGCTGTTATCGAAGGTTTGCTAAATAAAAAATCGGAATTTGTCCGAACTCCTAAATACCGCATCACCGACAAAAAAGAATCGTGGGCAGGCAAAAAATATACGCCGGTAAAAATCGGTTACACGGTTTTTATTGAAGCTGCTCTTGCACTCTATTGCTTCGGCGGCGTAATGATGTCTTTTTATTTTTTAGAAATTGCAGCAGTTCCGTTTCAATTGTTATTTTCGATGGGATATGGGTTAGTCGCATTTTTATCGTTGAAGCATGCCTGGCTTGCACGTAAAACTAATTTACAAGCTCTAAAAATTAATAATGAGGTTGTCGGAATAAATCATAATATTAATGCGGAATGA